The proteins below come from a single Rosa rugosa chromosome 2, drRosRugo1.1, whole genome shotgun sequence genomic window:
- the LOC133729029 gene encoding (-)-germacrene D synthase-like isoform X1 translates to MPAQILESEAPTQNATPEVNRRSANFSPSIWGDQFLSYASTKESNIETEQHLREFKAEVKTMLKAPVEKLSQKLDMIDNILRLGVFRHFENEIHEILQQIHNNSYVNCDDLETDDELYTVALRFRLLRQHGYKVSCTDVFRKFMDDDGNFKESLIEDVPGLLSLYEATHLRTHGEELLDDALTFTSTHLESATRHSLNPLVMKQVTHALYQPLWKGVTRLEARHHLSAYPDHNSHNETLLNFAKLDFNLLQQVHQKELSDIARWWKDLDFANKLPFARDRVVECYFWTLGVYFEPQYHFGRTTFCKVIAMTSIIDDIYDVYGTLEEAELFTEAIERWDISAMDILPEYMKICYQALLDVYREMEEKLAIEGNLYAIHYARESMKIQVRAYFREAKWFHQKYTPTLDEYMSLALVTSGYFMLATISFLGMGDIVTRDSFEWLFNSPKIVKASELVGRLMDDMASHKFEQKRGHVASAVECYMKEYGVTEEEAKVALTKQVDDAWKVINEELLKINSIPRPLLLRVLNLSRVIEVVYKNEDGYTHAGGVLKGFVASVLIKPVPI, encoded by the exons ATGCCTGCTCAAATACTAGAATCTGAAGCTCCAACACAAAATGCCACTCCTGAGGTTAATCGACGTTCAGCTAATTTTTCTCCTAGCATTTGGGGCGATCAGTTTCTCTCATATGCTTCTACTAAG GAAAGCAATATTGAAACTGAGCAACATCTCCGAGAATTCAAGGCAGAAGTGAAGACGATGCTGAAGGCTCCGGTTGAAAAGCTTTCACAAAAGTTGGATATGATTGATAACATTCTGCGCTTAGGAGTTTTCCGCCATTTTGAAAATGAGATCCACGAAATTTTACAGCAAATTCACAACAATTCTTATGTCAACTGTGACGACCTGGAGACCGATGATGAGCTCTACACTGTGGCGCTCCGTTTTCGATTACTAAGACAACATGGTTATAAAGTTTCATGCA CAGACGTGTTTAGGAAGTTCATGGACGATGATGGAAACTTTAAGGAATCACTTATTGAAGATGTCCCGGGACTATTAAGTTTGTATGAAGCCACACATCTTAGGACACACGGGGAAGAACTGCTTGATGATGCATTGACCTTCACCTCCACTCATCTTGAGTCGGCAACTCGCCATAGTTTAAACCCCCTGGTTATGAAGCAAGTAACTCATGCCTTGTATCAGCCTCTCTGGAAGGGTGTAACTAGACTCGAAGCCAGACATCACTTGTCTGCTTACCCGGATCACAATTCACATAATGAAACACTCTTGAATTTTGCAAAGTTGGATTTCAATCTACTGCAGCAAGTCCATCAGAAAGAACTAAGTGATATTGCAAG GTGGTGGAAGGACTTGGACTTTGCAAACAAGCTGCCATTTGCAAGAGACAGAGTGGTTGAGTGTTACTTCTGGACTTTGGGAGTCTACTTTGAGCCCCAATATCACTTTGGTAGGACGACATTTTGCAAAGTTATTGCCATGACATCCATTATTGACGACATTTATGACGTGTATGGCACGCTTGAAGAGGCAGAACTTTTTACTGAAGCTATTGAGAG ATGGGACATCTCTGCCATGGATATACTGCCCGAGTATATGAAAATCTGTTACCAAGCACTGTTGGATGTCTATCGTGAAATGGAAGAAAAGCTTGCAATTGAGGGCAACTTATATGCCATCCACTACGCGAGAGAATCA ATGAAAATCCAGGTTAGAGCTTACTTCCGAGAAGCCAAATGGTTCCACCAGAAATACACGCCAACCTTGGATGAATATATGTCATTAGCACTTGTTACATCTGGCTACTTTATGCTAGCAACCATATCCTTTCTGGGAATGGGGGATATTGTCACAAGAGACTCCTTTGAGTGGTTGTTCAATAGTCCTAAAATTGTCAAGGCTTCAGAGTTAGTTGGCAGACTCATGGATGACATGGCTTCTCATAAG TTTGAGCAAAAGAGAGGACATGTCGCCTCAGCTGTGGAATGTTACATGAAAGAATATGGTGtcacagaagaagaagcaaaagtcGCACTGACTAAACAAGTGGATGATGCTTGGAAGGTCATAAATGAAGAATTGCTGAAGATTAACTCTATTCCAAGGCCCCTCCTATTGCGAGTTCTCAATCTCTCGCGGGTGATTGAAGTCGTATACAAGAATGAAGATGGGTATACTCATGCAGGTGGTGTGCTCAAGGGTTTTGTGGCTTCTGTGCTTATCAAACCTGTGCCTATATAA
- the LOC133730871 gene encoding zinc finger BED domain-containing protein RICESLEEPER 2-like: MARGKKIVARPRPTASGLEDSSTGTSPSYPRAGESQQQLFQQIEAQAQAQATAAEEGASQPEAPPFVSECPSTASGIKRNFVWEHFIEYDKIEVQKDAEGNDIEIVHKRAYCKYCPRGKVGDFAVDSSKNGTSGMIRHINQNCRYYPPNVDKSQKNLAGDKSKGNRLTTVAYNQDEYLEACVEMIVIDELPFSFVEKKGFNRFCDKVCPLFDVPSRRKLCRTFLGKYDSSKKELKKILKQYRLSLTTDTWTSVQNVNYMVLTAHFIDIDWKMHKRVISFCVIQNHQGPTIGKLIESCLEQWRIEKVMCITVDNASANKSALEWLVSKMNRSSCYRQILNGRYMHVRCAAHITNLIVGHGLKRLQKSVLAIRNAVKFVRSSPNRLDTFKKAVERQKIPCRGLVCLDVPTRWNRTYLMLEAGLKFKKAFTLMLADEDSSFAAYFKEPEEEYDDDGNVVPSRNKRNRVGPPEDEDWDKAEVFVDFLRVFYDVTLRVSASLHPTVHTTFHDVITMEKNIESMFVLPGFATGTETEQVLMDMAGNMRSRWLKYYGSFHEINHMVIIGLVLDARFKLKNVTHIFTSEGLDDDEVKRRTLEIRNLLMALYDQYVIHVDGGRHMVRQGSPSSSCSTLTSRSSNSRGGVRGQLLNDWRKVVQSSAEAVVAHEVDQYLNGPLEFTDDEDCFDILCWWKVNGPKFPVLAAIARDVLAIQTSTVASESCFSTGGRVIDTFRSSLTPKTVEGLICMQSWMLGDEIAEIQDDCTIENIEFYEAVEHEHESTASSKNVCPPPVPRAKGKGKSVAAGNSSNFKLLSSLVDV; the protein is encoded by the exons ATGGCTAGAGGGAAGAAGATAGTGGCTCGACCTCGACCAACAGCTTCTGGTCTTGAGGATTCTTCCACAGGAACATCACCATCTTATCCTCGAGCTGGTGAATCACAACAACAATTATTTCAGCAGATTGAAGCTCAAGCTCAAGCTCAAGCTACTGCAGCTGAAGAAGGTGCAAGTCAACCTGAAGCTCCTCCATTTGTAAGTGAGTGTCCTTCTACTGCATCTGGTATCAAACGTAATTTTGTTTGGGAGCATTTTATTGAATATGATAAGATTGAGGTTCAGAAAGATGCTGAGGGAAATGATATTGAGATTGTTCATAAACGAGCTTATTGCAAATATTGCCCTAGGGGAAAGGTAGGAGAttttgctgtggatagttctaAGAATGGTACTTCTGGTATGATTAGGCATATCAACCAAAATTGTAGATATTATCCACCTAATGTGGATAAATCTCAGAAAAATCTTGCTGGTGATAAATCAAAGGGAAATAGATTGACCACAGTAGCTTATAACCAGGATGAATATCTAGAAGCTTGTGTAGAGATGATTGTGATTGATGAACTGCCTTTTAGTTTTGTGGAAAAGAAAGGGTTTAACAGATTTTGCGACAAAGTCTGTCCTCTATTTGATGTTCCCTCTAGAAGGAAACTATGCAGAACCTTTCTAGGTAAGTATGACAGTTCAAAGAAGGAATTGAAGAAGATTTTGAAGCAGTATAGGTTGAGCCTCACCACTGACACTTGGACAAGTGTTCAAAATGTCAATTATATGGTGCTTACTGCCCATTTCATTGACATTGATTGGAAAATGCATAAGAGGGTCATTAGTTTCTGTGTGATTCAAAATCACCAAGGGCCTACTATAGGAAAGCTTATAGAATCATGCCTTGAGCAGTGGAGGATTGAGAAGGTGATGTGCATTACAGTTGACAATGCATCTGCAAACAAGTCTGCTTTAGAGTGGCTTGTTTCTAAGATGAATAGGTCTTCATGTTACCGGCAAATATTGAATGGTAGATATATGCATGTGAGATGCGCTGCTCACATCACTAATTTGATAGTGGGGCATGGGTTAAAGAGGTTGCAGAAGTCTGTGTTGGCAATTAGGAATGCTGTGAAGTTTGTGAGATCTTCTCCAAACAGGTTGGATACTTTTAAGAAGGCTGTGGAGAGACAGAAAATTCCATGTAGGGGACTGGTGTGTTTGGATGTCCCAACTAGGTGGAACAGGACCTACCTCATGCTAGAAGCTGGTTTGAAATTCAAGAAGGCTTTTACTTTGATGTTGGCGGATGAGGATAGCAGCTTTGCAGCTTACTTTAAAGAACCAGAGgaagaatatgatgatgatgggaATGTAGTACCAAGCAGGAATAAGAGAAATAGAGTTGGACCACCAGAAGATGAAGATTGGGATAAGGCAGAAGTGTTTGTGGATTTCTTAAGGGTGTTCTATGATGTCACATTGAGGGTTAGTGCTTCATTGCACCCTACTGTGCACACAACTTTCCATGATGTGATTACCATGGAAAAAAATATAGAAAGCATGTTTGTTCTACCTGGGTTTGCAACTGGAACAGAAACTGAGCAAGTGTTGATGGACATGGCAGGAAATATGAGATCTAGATGGTTAAAGTATTATGGATCATTTCATGAAATTAACCACATGGTGATCATTGGCCTAGTATTGGATGCAAGGTTCAAGTTGAAGAATGTGACTCACATCTTCACTTCTGAGGGTTTAGATGATGATGAGGTGAAAAGAAGAACATTGGAGATTAGAAACCTTCTTATGGCTCTCTATGATCAG TATGTAATTCATGTAGATGGAGGCAGACACATGGTGAGGCAAGGCTCTCCAAGCTCTTCATGTAGTACTCTTACAAGCAGAAGCAGCAATAGTAGAGGAGGTGTTAGGGGTCAGCTCCTTAATGATTGGAGGAAGGTTGTACAATCAAGTGCAGAGGCTGTGGTGGCTCATGAAGTAGATCAATACTTGAATGGTCCATTGGAATTCACTGATGATGAAGACTGCTTTGACATCTTGTGTTGGTGGAAGGTCAATGGCCCAAAGTTTCCTGTGTTAGCAGCAATAGCAAGGGATGTTCTTGCCATTCAAACCTCAACAGTGGCATCAGAGTCATGTTTTTCAACAGGAGGCAGGGTTATTGACACATTTAGGAGCTCATTAACTCCAAAAACTGTGGAGGGACTCATTTGCATGCAAAGTTGGATGTTAGGTGATGAAATCGCAGAGATCCAAGATGATTGCACCATTGAAAACATAGAGTTTTATGAAGCTGTTGAGCATG AGCATGAAAGCACTGCATCTAGCAAAAATGTGTGTCCTCCTCCAGTTCCAAGAGCTAAAGGGAAGGGAAAGTCTGTTGCAGCTGGTAAT TCTAGTAATTTTAAACTTTTAAGCAGTTTAGTTGATGTGTGA
- the LOC133729029 gene encoding (-)-germacrene D synthase-like isoform X2 produces MPAQILESEAPTQNATPEVNRRSANFSPSIWGDQFLSYASTKESNIETEQHLREFKAEVKTMLKAPVEKLSQKLDMIDNILRLGVFRHFENEIHEILQQIHNNSYVNCDDLETDDELYTVALRFRLLRQHGYKVSCNVFRKFMDDDGNFKESLIEDVPGLLSLYEATHLRTHGEELLDDALTFTSTHLESATRHSLNPLVMKQVTHALYQPLWKGVTRLEARHHLSAYPDHNSHNETLLNFAKLDFNLLQQVHQKELSDIARWWKDLDFANKLPFARDRVVECYFWTLGVYFEPQYHFGRTTFCKVIAMTSIIDDIYDVYGTLEEAELFTEAIERWDISAMDILPEYMKICYQALLDVYREMEEKLAIEGNLYAIHYARESMKIQVRAYFREAKWFHQKYTPTLDEYMSLALVTSGYFMLATISFLGMGDIVTRDSFEWLFNSPKIVKASELVGRLMDDMASHKFEQKRGHVASAVECYMKEYGVTEEEAKVALTKQVDDAWKVINEELLKINSIPRPLLLRVLNLSRVIEVVYKNEDGYTHAGGVLKGFVASVLIKPVPI; encoded by the exons ATGCCTGCTCAAATACTAGAATCTGAAGCTCCAACACAAAATGCCACTCCTGAGGTTAATCGACGTTCAGCTAATTTTTCTCCTAGCATTTGGGGCGATCAGTTTCTCTCATATGCTTCTACTAAG GAAAGCAATATTGAAACTGAGCAACATCTCCGAGAATTCAAGGCAGAAGTGAAGACGATGCTGAAGGCTCCGGTTGAAAAGCTTTCACAAAAGTTGGATATGATTGATAACATTCTGCGCTTAGGAGTTTTCCGCCATTTTGAAAATGAGATCCACGAAATTTTACAGCAAATTCACAACAATTCTTATGTCAACTGTGACGACCTGGAGACCGATGATGAGCTCTACACTGTGGCGCTCCGTTTTCGATTACTAAGACAACATGGTTATAAAGTTTCATGCA ACGTGTTTAGGAAGTTCATGGACGATGATGGAAACTTTAAGGAATCACTTATTGAAGATGTCCCGGGACTATTAAGTTTGTATGAAGCCACACATCTTAGGACACACGGGGAAGAACTGCTTGATGATGCATTGACCTTCACCTCCACTCATCTTGAGTCGGCAACTCGCCATAGTTTAAACCCCCTGGTTATGAAGCAAGTAACTCATGCCTTGTATCAGCCTCTCTGGAAGGGTGTAACTAGACTCGAAGCCAGACATCACTTGTCTGCTTACCCGGATCACAATTCACATAATGAAACACTCTTGAATTTTGCAAAGTTGGATTTCAATCTACTGCAGCAAGTCCATCAGAAAGAACTAAGTGATATTGCAAG GTGGTGGAAGGACTTGGACTTTGCAAACAAGCTGCCATTTGCAAGAGACAGAGTGGTTGAGTGTTACTTCTGGACTTTGGGAGTCTACTTTGAGCCCCAATATCACTTTGGTAGGACGACATTTTGCAAAGTTATTGCCATGACATCCATTATTGACGACATTTATGACGTGTATGGCACGCTTGAAGAGGCAGAACTTTTTACTGAAGCTATTGAGAG ATGGGACATCTCTGCCATGGATATACTGCCCGAGTATATGAAAATCTGTTACCAAGCACTGTTGGATGTCTATCGTGAAATGGAAGAAAAGCTTGCAATTGAGGGCAACTTATATGCCATCCACTACGCGAGAGAATCA ATGAAAATCCAGGTTAGAGCTTACTTCCGAGAAGCCAAATGGTTCCACCAGAAATACACGCCAACCTTGGATGAATATATGTCATTAGCACTTGTTACATCTGGCTACTTTATGCTAGCAACCATATCCTTTCTGGGAATGGGGGATATTGTCACAAGAGACTCCTTTGAGTGGTTGTTCAATAGTCCTAAAATTGTCAAGGCTTCAGAGTTAGTTGGCAGACTCATGGATGACATGGCTTCTCATAAG TTTGAGCAAAAGAGAGGACATGTCGCCTCAGCTGTGGAATGTTACATGAAAGAATATGGTGtcacagaagaagaagcaaaagtcGCACTGACTAAACAAGTGGATGATGCTTGGAAGGTCATAAATGAAGAATTGCTGAAGATTAACTCTATTCCAAGGCCCCTCCTATTGCGAGTTCTCAATCTCTCGCGGGTGATTGAAGTCGTATACAAGAATGAAGATGGGTATACTCATGCAGGTGGTGTGCTCAAGGGTTTTGTGGCTTCTGTGCTTATCAAACCTGTGCCTATATAA